GTcggctaaagcggatctgattgaacAGAGCCCTGAGTGTTTGATGCTACCTCTGGTCCCAGCATGGAGGCGGGGTCGGTGATGGTTGCCATGACTTCGTTGATGAGTTCCATGGGGATGTCCCCGACAATCCTGAGCTTCTTAGTCTCCTCATGGGGGAGGGGCTCCGATGGCTTCCGCTTCTGCCCACCTACACAGGTAGATCATATGTAAAGTTGCCCCTAGAAACTGATCTAAAGAGAGATTTCacccctaatggttaaggttataaTTGTGGATGCGTAGAGCCTGTTGTGTTTACCTGGGCTGGGTTCCAGAACAGAGGCGGTCTTCCTGGCAGGACTGACACTGCCACAGCTGGATGGGTCCACAGATACTGGGCTGGTGTTGTAGTACAGAGGCCTGGCCACCGGGGGCGCACTGATCACTGTCATTATACACAGGGGAGCTCATCAGATTACTTAATCAATGGAGAGTAGCACTCATCATATCAATCACATCACAACTTTCCTTACTTAAACTTTTTGAGGCAAGGTAAAACTCTAAGTGAGAGTGTGTTGGACAAGCTGGCTTGGTCAGGTGTGTTTTACCTGTATGGATGGGGATCGGTCCTCCTGAGGATCCAGCCAGGAAGTCTTCACTCCAGATGGGAGAGCTGTAACtgtacacctcctcctccaacaTGGACAGGAATCTACAGCACACAGATATCATCATCACACCTACTGTAGACCGAGACTAGGAATCCTCCTCtatctcatgtgtgtgtgtgtacgtttttTTGAATTTGTCTCTTACTTGGGGAAGTGTGTGAGGATGAGAGTGCGTTTCTCCGGAGGTAGCTTATCCTTCTCCTGCCTGGCCTGCTCTAGCAGCTGTTTCCTCATTACAGTGAAGACGGAGCGCAGCAGGGTCCGACCGAAGATCTGGGTCGTCTCGTACCGCGGTAGACTGTCACAGAACTGAGGGACGTTGCAGTAGCACAGCCATCTGGGGGAAAACACAAAAATGTTGGTTTTATTCTAGGTTATATAACGGTGATACAATTTGCATGAAATGTACACATCTATTGGAATGAAGAGAAAATGAATCTGTTGGTACCAAGTTATGGGAGTGACTGGGGCTACTGGGGACTAAAAACACCATCGCTACCCTATGTTTAAGTGTCTGAGAACACACGATTGtgtgtgactcaaaatgggtcaaaattccCAAGATCCAGGGGGGGaaaaaggaccttgtgcatttcaggtaaaacaacaacccaatgtttatatcccaggacaaatcatgtctggtgtggatgaacaaaatcTACATGGGTGGGATGGCGCACgtggacgcacgcacgcacccggTGTAGTCAGCATGTAAGCATTAAGAACATGAAGCCAGCCCACAGTGTGGTCAGTGCATTAGGAATAAACACGTCATGACTGTGAACAGCATCATCAAAGCGTGCCTGCCAGCAGTTGCAATCATATCATCAAAGGGCACCTACTACCTGGTGTAGTTGACTTTGTACCCGGCGGCATCATCAGCAGGGGCCCGCTGTCGTCTCTGTGAGGGTGTCTCCAGCTGCCAGTAGTTGATCTGGTTGAGGAACATCTTGGCCAGCTCCACGATGGTCTGACGCTCCTTGGAGGGAAGATGGCTGAACTTGTACTGGACAAAGTTATTCACCCCCTGTTGAAGAGACACAGAGATCATGTAAGCAAAATATAATGTGTATAATGTGTACATCTTGTGAAAGTGTGAtctaaatatgtatttttttgctaggcgtgtgtgtgtatttgttgtgTACACTTGCCTGTTCAATGCTAGGTTTCTCAAAGGGAGGACTCTCCTGTGCCTCCACCACAGGTTTGCCCATCTGTAGGATGCATTTCCTCAACAGCTGAAGGTGAAAGAAGGACATTGTGAGACAGATGCACTGAAAGTAATGTGTTGTTGACATGTTGAGCTGTGGCCTACCTTGAAGAGGGAGAAGTAGACTTGTTTGGTGTCAGCATCCTCCTCTTTGTGGACACATGTGTTCAGGTACTCCACGTCCAGAGCAATGCCCAGAAGCCTGTTCATCTCCTCCTCTGGAACGTTCTCCAGGTGGGTTACATGATCACCTgaaaaggagagacagtgagtgagagTGCGAAGACAGACTTTAGTTTTGATGACCAATGTGTCCCTGAAAACCTGTTACCTCCTTATTACCTGGATTTCTAGAACATTCCACCTGCCTATATCATGCCCTTACTCGAGGCAGTGGCACCCCATCCCCATGTCCCCCCTCTGACCCTCTCTCCGGTACACAGGGCAACCCCTCCTAATGTCTCCGCTCTCAACCCTCTCTCCCCCTAGTCTTACCCAGTGTATGAGAGCAGCTACGGCAGGGGTCCTGAAGGTTGACAGTGTTGGGCTGCTGGTCTGTACGGGGTGGTGTGGGAGGGGGGTTCTGGCTCTTCCAGCTGTTACACTTACAGGCCCCCTCAGCCTACAGCACAGGGTTCCACAGGTTAGAAACACACATActatatgcatacacacacatgtttaGAAACATAACGTAATAGGAAAAATCCCATTGAATTTATATGCATACGTTGACAAAGACAGCTTGGCTACAAAGTGGCATAGCTAGGCAATGCCTGGTGGGCCAGCCCTCTCTCACTACAACTCTTAGCTGGAGCCAAACTGTGCACAGGAACATGAGCCAAGGAACAACAACAAACTCCGCCCCCCAGCAGCTGTCACTGTCAAAACAAAGACGCTGTCTCTCCCTGCAGATGATATATAACTGCAATAAATACTTTCTATTTTACCACGGTGCGCTGACAGACGGAAAAAACACACTGTCACTATTCCAGTGGGGTGAATTACGCCCCGCACACTCCCCTTGCTGGAGGCATTCCGCACCAAGGCATGCAGGCTAACCTGAATTTGTCAAAGCACCTTGAGAATGTTTAGTCCACTCTCCCGCCTAGAAATACATATTATAACATTATAATATGGGAGCGCTAGACTGAACATTTTGTCGTTTTTTTCCTGATGTTCATTTCCAATAGGATCATTTTACATAACTAGAACATGAGGGATATGAAAAAATGCAAGCGCAGCAATGGCTTCCTTTGCTGCGTTTGCATTTTGGTAGCGCTGCAAACCAACAAGCATCTGAAACTCAATCCACTTTCAAAACATTGCAAAATGTATAATTGCTAAATAATGTAATAATGGACTACTTAAAACTACCTTGCAAGATGAATAAACTCCGAGCTTCTCCAGTTTCTTCGGGCGCGGGGAGGAGCGgagctgcgccttcttcaccgcGATTCGTGCCGATCCTACCGTGGCGCCCGAACCCTCGGTTCCCCCGGCTCCCGGAGCCGCAGGCGCCGATCCCGCTGCACCGATGGCCGGGGAGCCCTGCTGAATCCCTGCGCTCCCGGACATCCTCGAGACCGAACGGGATCCCCGACCCTGGAATTAAATGGTTTAGGTGTCCCGTTCTCTATTCCACTACTGGAGAATCAGACATGGCGCtgatccgtttttttttttttatagctcaATGCGCTGATCcctatttttttatttgtcattGTAGGTCCATTTTTCCTCCACTAGGGGAGACAAAATGGGTATTCCAGTGAGTAGGCTTggccaggggttcccaaacttttttggtccgcgaccccattttgatatcaaAAACCCACACCATGTAAAAAACAAAAGGTGATGTAATCTACAGCCAATGTCTACTTTTTTAACTGTCTCTTTGACAGTCTATTATAAATCAGTCTGACAGCATCATTGatgatctccccccccccccagtctgatttagtgCCTCTGAGTCCTACACAGGCTTGTGTGCATATGTGtaataatacccataaaacctaatGGTCAAAAAGGGAAATAGTTTTTTCACAATTAATTATTTCCCagaggggattttagaaacacttaaaataagggctgtgttttgtgtaggattaccctggcgtgacgttttgataaccatgtaaatctctctcggacaatgtgacttttatcaatatcaGTGATGGGGTCATAATAATATTTAGCATAAACCGTTCAAAAGATAGAACTACatttgtaggaagaaaacagaaacca
This region of Salvelinus namaycush isolate Seneca chromosome 32, SaNama_1.0, whole genome shotgun sequence genomic DNA includes:
- the LOC120027168 gene encoding histone acetyltransferase KAT2B-like, with amino-acid sequence MSGSAGIQQGSPAIGAAGSAPAAPGAGGTEGSGATVGSARIAVKKAQLRSSPRPKKLEKLGVYSSCKAEGACKCNSWKSQNPPPTPPRTDQQPNTVNLQDPCRSCSHTLGDHVTHLENVPEEEMNRLLGIALDVEYLNTCVHKEEDADTKQVYFSLFKLLRKCILQMGKPVVEAQESPPFEKPSIEQGVNNFVQYKFSHLPSKERQTIVELAKMFLNQINYWQLETPSQRRQRAPADDAAGYKVNYTRWLCYCNVPQFCDSLPRYETTQIFGRTLLRSVFTVMRKQLLEQARQEKDKLPPEKRTLILTHFPKFLSMLEEEVYSYSSPIWSEDFLAGSSGGPIPIHTVISAPPVARPLYYNTSPVSVDPSSCGSVSPARKTASVLEPSPGGQKRKPSEPLPHEETKKLRIVGDIPMELINEVMATITDPASMLGPETSLLSAHSARDEAARLEERRGVIEFHVIGNSLNQKPNKRILMWLVGLQNVFSHQLPRMPKEYITRLVFDPKHKTLSLIKDGRVIGGICFRMFPSQSFTEIVFCAVTSNEQVKGYGTHLMNHLKEYHIKHDILNFLTYADEYAIGYFKKQGFSKDIKVPKAKYLGYIKDYEGATLMGCELNPSIPYTEFSVIIKKQKEIIKKLIERKQGQIRKVYPGLSCFKEGVRQIPIESIPGIRETGWKPVGKGKELKDPDQLYSTLKTILQHVKSHQNAWPFMEPVKKTEAPGYYQVIRFPMDLKTMSERLKSRYYTTRKLFMADMQRIFTNCREYNPPESEYYKCANLLEKFFYTKIKEAGLIEK